In Dromaius novaehollandiae isolate bDroNov1 chromosome 16, bDroNov1.hap1, whole genome shotgun sequence, one genomic interval encodes:
- the RGS19 gene encoding regulator of G-protein signaling 19 yields MSRHEASPTTVQPAGHHRPNACCFCWCCCCSCSWNEDRERAWRASRETKLETIPNCEACARPTAEEVRGWAQSFDKLMKSPAGRNVFREFLRTEYSEENMLFWLACEELKSECNKHTIDEKARTIYEDYISILSPKEVSLDSRVREVINRKMQEPSSHTFDDAQLQIYTLMHRDSYPRFLNSAIYKALLHSVSRSSSES; encoded by the exons ATGTCCCGGCATGAGGCTTCTCCGACAACGGTGCAACCCGCCGGCCACCACCGCCCCAAcgcctgctgcttctgctggtgctgctgctgcagctgctcctg GAACGAGGACCGGGAGCGAGCATGGAGGGCGTCTCGGGAGACCAAACTGGAGACCATCCCAAACTGTGAAGCCTG cGCCAGACCCACGGCCGAGGAGGTGCGGGGCTGGGCCCAGTCCTTCGACAAGCTGATGAAGAGCCCGGCGGGCCGCAACGTCTTTCGGGAGTTCTTGCGGACTGAATACAGCGAGGAGAACATGCTCTTCTGGCTGGCGTGCGAGGAGCTCAAAAGCGAGTGCAACAAGCACACCATCGACGAGAAGGCCCGCACGATCTACGAGGACTACATCTCCATCCTCTCGCCCAAAGAG GTGAGCCTGGACTCGCGGGTGCGGGAGGTCATCAACCGGAAGATGCAGGAGCCGTCCTCGCACACCTTCGACGACGCGCAGCTGCAGATCTACACGCTGATGCACAGGGACTCGTACCCCCGCTTCCTGAACTCTGCCATCTACAAAGCGCTGCTGCACAGCGTCTCCCGCTCCTCCTCCGAGTCCTAA